In Dioscorea cayenensis subsp. rotundata cultivar TDr96_F1 chromosome 11, TDr96_F1_v2_PseudoChromosome.rev07_lg8_w22 25.fasta, whole genome shotgun sequence, a single genomic region encodes these proteins:
- the LOC120272682 gene encoding acyl-CoA-binding domain-containing protein 3-like, whose product MEFLGDLLLSVVVSIAVALLIVVIFAIGDLEHRADDKRAAVVDDLGVDEKLKRCGSESEGEDEIVGEIAVDLFSSCVGDAEVHEFNPEMEIKGLNCARASEVDLEEKSFEVVEGGQMKLEEEEEGEKKKGLMIGVEDDWEGIERSEVVKRFGVACKYSGSADGGMTLSKLGGDVRLRLYGLRKVAIEGPCYQPQPMALKMSARAKWQAWQKLGNMNPEVAMEQYINLLSESIPGWMEQLTRGTANKQDSSDSSGWQSITEKLDVASPLHGKLTSGTDRSPEDCIREYEATVGTEYFGHGMNGVLSFIIQDFQRQFYSTFSPQAQ is encoded by the exons atggAGTTCTTGGGAGATCTTCTTCTCAGCGTGGTGGTCTCGATCGCGGTAGCTCTTCTCATCGTGGTCATCTTCGCCATCGGTGACCTTGAGCACCGAGCTGACGATAAGCGAGCTGCCGTCGTTGATGATCTCGGCGTTGATGAGAAGTTGAAGCGATGTGGAAGTGAATCTGAAGGAGAAGATGAGATTGTTGGTGAAATTGCTGTTGATCTGTTTAGTTCTTGTGTTGGAGATGCTGAGGTTCATGAATTCAATCCGGAGATGGAAATTAAGGGTTTGAATTGTGCAAGAGCTAGTGAAGTTGATTTAGAGGAGAAGAGTTTCGAAGTAGTTGAAGGAGGTCAGATGAAgttggaggaggaggaagagggggagaagaagaaggggttGATGATCGGTGTGGAGGATGATTGGGAAGGGATAGAGAGGAGCGAGGTGGTGAAGCGCTTCGGCGTGGCGTGTAAGTATTCTGGGAGCGCGGATGGTGGTATGACATTGTCAAAGCTCGGCGGTGATGTGCGGTTGCGGTTGTATGGGCTTCGGAAAGTTGCCATTGAGGGGCCGTGCTATCAGCCTCAGCCAATGGCTTTGAAGATGTCTGCTCGTGCGAAATG GCAAGCTTGGCAAAAGCTGGGAAATATGAACCCGGAAGTTGCTATGGAACAATATATTAATCTTCTTTCTGAAAGTATTCCTGGATGGATGGAGCAATTAACTAGA GGGACTGCCAACAAACAAGATAGCAGTGATTCTTCTGGGTGGCAATCCATAACAGAGAAGCTTGATGTTGCCTCACCTTTGCATGGTAAACTGACTTCTGGAACTGACAG GAGTCCAGAGGATTGCATAAGAGAATATGAAGCAACTGTGGGTACAGAATACTTTGGGCATG GAATGAATGGTGTCTTGTCTTTCATCATCCAGGACTTCCAAAGACAGTTCTATTCAACCTTCTCTCCCCAAGCCCAGTAA